Proteins encoded together in one Camelina sativa cultivar DH55 chromosome 9, Cs, whole genome shotgun sequence window:
- the LOC104713397 gene encoding glutathione S-transferase TCHQD isoform X1 produces MQLYHHPYSLDSQRVRLALEEKGIDYTSYHVNPITGKHMDPSFFRMNPNAKLPVFRNGSHIILDTIEIIEYLERIAEVSSGIEDATFGREVLEWMRKIREWDPKLFTLAHIPDNRRLYVSKFLRMVVIARMAESPDLASAYHRKLREAYDTEDKLKDPGALRRSKDHLLRLLDEVETKLEGTTYLAGNEFSMADVMLIPVLARLSLLDLEEEYISSRKNLAEYWTVVRRRPSYKKVIGRFFNGWRKYATLVKTWMFVRVRSLLRKY; encoded by the exons ATGCAGTTATATCACCATCCTTACTCATTAGATAGCCAAAGAGTGAGACTAGCTTTAGAAGAGAAAGGCATTGATTACACATCATACCATGTCAATCCCATCACTGGCAAGCATATGGACCCTTCCTTCTTTAGGATGAATCCAAACGCAAAACTTCCCGTTTTCAGGAATGGTTCTCACATCATTTTGGACACTATTGAGATCATAGA GTACTTAGAGAGAATAGCTGAGGTTTCCTCTGGTATAGAAGATGCTACTTTTGGTAGAGAAGTTCTTGAATGGATGCGGAAGATTAGGGAATGGGACCCCAAGCTTTTCACTCTTGCTCACATACCGGATAATCGTCGTCTCTATGTTTCCAAGTTCTTGAGGATGGTTGTGATTGCAAGGATGGCTGAGTCTCCAGACTTGGCAAGTGCTTACCATAGGAAGCTAAGGGAAGCATACGATACAGAAGACAAACTAAAAGACCCTGGTGCcttaagaagaagcaaagaccATTTGCTTAGGCTCCTAGATGAGGTTGAAACAAAGCTTGAGGGGACAACATATTTGGCAGGGAATGAGTTTAGTATGGCTGATGTAATGCTAATCCCGGTGCTAGCTCGGCTATCGCTGTTGGATTTGGAAGAGGAGTATATAAGTAGTAGGAAGAATCTGGCTGAGTATTGGACTGTCGTGAGAAGGAGACCAAGCTACAAGAAG GTAATTGGAAGGTTCTTTAATGGATGGAGAAAATATGCAACACTTGTAAAAACTTGGATGTTTGTTAGAGTCAGAAGTTTGCTCAGAAAATATTGA
- the LOC104713397 gene encoding glutathione S-transferase TCHQD isoform X2: MQLYHHPYSLDSQRVRLALEEKGIDYTSYHVNPITGKHMDPSFFRMNPNAKLPVFRNGSHIILDTIEIIEYLERIAEVSSGIEDATFGREVLEWMRKIREWDPKLFTLAHIPDNRRLYVSKFLRMVVIARMAESPDLASAYHRKLREAYDTEDKLKDPGALRRSKDHLLRLLDEVETKLEGTTYLAGNEFSMADVMLIPVLARLSLLDLEEEYISSRKNLAEYWTVVRRRPSYKKVIGRFFNGWRKYATLVKTWMFVRVRSLLRKY; this comes from the exons ATGCAGTTATATCACCATCCTTACTCATTAGATAGCCAAAGAGTGAGACTAGCTTTAGAAGAGAAAGGCATTGATTACACATCATACCATGTCAATCCCATCACTGGCAAGCATATGGACCCTTCCTTCTTTAGGATGAATCCAAACGCAAAACTTCCCGTTTTCAGGAATGGTTCTCACATCATTTTGGACACTATTGAGATCATAGA GTACTTAGAGAGAATAGCTGAGGTTTCCTCTGGTATAGAAGATGCTACTTTTGGTAGAGAAGTTCTTGAATGGATGCGGAAGATTAGGGAATGGGACCCCAAGCTTTTCACTCTTGCTCACATACCGGATAATCGTCGTCTCTATGTTTCCAAGTTCTTGAGGATGGTTGTGATTGCAAGGATGGCTGAGTCTCCAGACTTGGCAAGTGCTTACCATAGGAAGCTAAGGGAAGCATACGATACAGAAGACAAACTAAAAGACCCTGGTGCcttaagaagaagcaaagaccATTTGCTTAGGCTCCTAGATGAGGTTGAAACAAAGCTTGAGGGGACAACATATTTGGCAGGGAATGAGTTTAGTATGGCTGATGTAATGCTAATCCCGGTGCTAGCTCGGCTATCGCTGTTGGATTTGGAAGAGGAGTATATAAGTAGTAGGAAGAATCTGGCTGAGTATTGGACTGTCGTGAGAAGGAGACCAAGCTACAAGAAGGTAATTGGAAG GTTCTTTAATGGATGGAGAAAATATGCAACACTTGTAAAAACTTGGATGTTTGTTAGAGTCAGAAGTTTGCTCAGAAAATATTGA